In Actinomyces radicidentis, one genomic interval encodes:
- a CDS encoding M50 family metallopeptidase: protein MPTALAYALGVLILVVGIGLSVALHELGHMLPAKRFGVKVPEYFIGFGPRIWSTTRGGTEYGVKAIWLGGYCRLLGMIPPAPPGRVDKPGSLIAQAREESLDELGPDERHRAFYRLTVPRKLAVMAGGILTNLALGIVLLAVALGVVGQPAYTSTVSSVAACVSSHIDAGTACTSSDPASPASVAGFQVGDEILSWNGTETSTWTQVQDAIVASGTSPATVVVDRAGKELTLTVTAVEVERTVYTGSGDVKKDSDGNTVTQERPYVGIGPALGTVRSSAGEIAGDVTTAVGQTLGAILTIPSGLYHAVAAGLGLEERSSQGLISLVGMGRIAGEVTSAGTGSGGGTIPFSARLFSMLSLLGSLNLALFAFNLVPLLPLDGGHIAGALWEGARRQVAHWRGRPDPGYVDVARMLPVGQVVLVLLILMTVVLVWVDLVAPV from the coding sequence GTGCCCACAGCCCTCGCCTACGCCCTCGGCGTCCTCATCCTCGTCGTGGGGATCGGGCTGTCCGTGGCCCTCCACGAGCTCGGGCACATGCTGCCCGCCAAGCGCTTCGGCGTGAAGGTCCCCGAGTACTTCATCGGCTTCGGTCCCCGCATCTGGTCGACCACCCGCGGCGGCACCGAGTACGGCGTCAAGGCGATCTGGCTCGGCGGCTACTGCCGGCTCCTCGGCATGATCCCGCCCGCCCCGCCCGGGCGCGTCGACAAGCCCGGCTCGCTCATCGCCCAGGCCCGCGAGGAGTCCCTCGACGAGCTCGGCCCGGACGAGCGGCACCGCGCCTTCTACCGCCTCACCGTGCCGCGGAAGCTCGCCGTCATGGCCGGCGGCATCCTCACGAACCTCGCCCTCGGCATCGTCCTGCTCGCCGTCGCCCTCGGCGTCGTCGGCCAGCCCGCCTACACCTCGACCGTCTCCAGCGTCGCCGCCTGCGTCTCCTCCCACATCGACGCCGGTACGGCCTGCACGAGCTCCGACCCGGCCTCCCCCGCCTCCGTCGCCGGGTTCCAGGTCGGCGACGAGATCCTCTCCTGGAACGGCACGGAGACGAGCACGTGGACGCAGGTCCAGGACGCCATCGTCGCGTCCGGCACGAGCCCCGCGACCGTCGTCGTCGACCGCGCCGGGAAGGAGCTCACCCTCACCGTCACCGCCGTCGAGGTCGAGCGGACCGTCTACACCGGCTCCGGCGACGTCAAGAAGGACTCAGACGGGAACACGGTCACGCAGGAGCGCCCCTACGTCGGCATCGGCCCGGCCCTCGGCACGGTGCGCTCCTCCGCCGGGGAGATCGCCGGGGACGTCACGACGGCCGTCGGCCAGACCCTCGGCGCCATCCTCACCATCCCCTCGGGGCTCTACCACGCCGTCGCCGCGGGCCTCGGCCTCGAGGAGCGCAGCTCCCAGGGGCTCATCTCGCTCGTCGGCATGGGGCGCATCGCCGGCGAGGTGACGAGCGCCGGCACCGGCTCGGGCGGCGGCACCATCCCCTTCTCCGCGCGTCTGTTCTCCATGCTGAGCCTGCTCGGCTCCCTCAACCTCGCACTCTTCGCCTTCAACCTCGTCCCGCTGCTCCCGCTGGACGGCGGGCACATCGCCGGTGCCCTCTGGGAGGGTGCCAGGCGGCAGGTCGCGCACTGGCGCGGCCGCCCGGACCCCGGCTACGTCGACGTCGCCCGCATGCTGCCCGTCGGGCAGGTGGTCCTCGTCCTTCTCATCCTCATGACGGTCGTCCTCGTGTGGGTCGACCTCGTCGCCCCCGTCTGA
- a CDS encoding GNAT family N-acetyltransferase, which yields MHLLTHPLTPVSPERVSGLLALTALEPVGGLALAHQVSRWTRWGRGDVVVLGRPARPNGAAWATGSLMPFGLAPRPELGHDGADRGQVRSLAAHAHARLTRQGSVSGPAQDVESVWPELSALGQTAREERWVQPLLAAPFPAGGLADGAVRARPEARWAAEGLRAARVEETGLVLPASVAMFVGELGYDPTASGGSYARHVEDLVATGRSYVLLDDGTGRPPMPGGPAQVAFKADVGALRRGGGGRPSVAQLTGVWTRDDLRGRGVATAALAATVDRVRAEHLGPDGIVSLYVNDFNEPALGLYSGLGFQRVGTYATILL from the coding sequence GTGCACCTCCTCACCCACCCGCTCACGCCGGTGAGCCCCGAGCGCGTCTCGGGACTCCTGGCGCTGACCGCCCTCGAGCCGGTCGGTGGGCTCGCCCTCGCCCACCAGGTGTCGCGATGGACCCGCTGGGGACGCGGCGACGTCGTCGTCCTGGGCAGGCCCGCCCGGCCGAACGGCGCCGCCTGGGCCACCGGCTCGCTCATGCCCTTCGGCCTCGCGCCGCGGCCCGAGCTCGGCCACGACGGCGCCGACCGCGGCCAGGTCCGCTCGCTCGCCGCGCACGCCCACGCCCGCCTCACCCGCCAGGGCTCCGTCTCCGGGCCCGCGCAGGACGTCGAGTCCGTCTGGCCCGAGCTGTCAGCCCTCGGGCAGACCGCCCGCGAGGAGCGCTGGGTGCAGCCCCTCCTCGCCGCTCCGTTCCCGGCCGGGGGCCTCGCCGACGGCGCCGTCCGGGCGAGGCCGGAGGCGCGCTGGGCGGCCGAGGGCCTGCGTGCCGCCCGCGTCGAGGAGACCGGCCTCGTCCTGCCCGCCTCGGTGGCCATGTTCGTCGGCGAGCTCGGCTACGACCCGACGGCCTCGGGCGGCTCCTACGCCCGCCACGTCGAGGACCTCGTCGCCACGGGCCGCTCCTACGTCCTCCTCGACGACGGCACCGGCCGCCCGCCGATGCCCGGAGGACCCGCCCAGGTGGCCTTCAAGGCGGACGTGGGCGCCCTGCGACGCGGTGGGGGAGGCAGACCCTCCGTCGCCCAGCTGACCGGCGTGTGGACCCGAGACGACCTGCGCGGGCGCGGCGTCGCGACCGCGGCGCTCGCCGCGACGGTGGACCGCGTGCGCGCCGAGCACCTGGGGCCAGACGGGATCGTCAGCCTCTACGTCAACGACTTCAACGAGCCCGCCCTCGGCCTCTACTCCGGGCTGGGGTTCCAGCGGGTCGGCACCTACGCGACGATCCTGCTCTAG